One region of Dysidea avara chromosome 1, odDysAvar1.4, whole genome shotgun sequence genomic DNA includes:
- the LOC136250758 gene encoding uncharacterized protein, whose translation MFLKVSILLAIVIGFTRGIACPTNVDNALLANVLEEIYYVSIPYNRHLLELNSSTVWCNQSSNTDLNEMARKFSKACQYFTSVMAIKHHLQYNLFNGTDLDTLNLTLQTATGLLKVLQTQSKLLQKLEDMITKRQCIEFSAEQYNRLFTTHYCSKRPEISPINLGKAEKLQAVCRCYAKNKTECTNIILLL comes from the exons ATGTTTCTTAAAGTTTCAATTCTGCTAGCAATTGTAATTGGCTTTACAAGAGGAATTGCCTGTCCTACTAATGTAGATAATGCTTTACTGGCCAACGTGCTGGAGGAAATTTACTATGTATCTATACCATACAACAGACATTTATTAGAACTG AATAGTTCAACAGTGTGGTGTAATCAGTCTTCGAATACTGACCTCAATGAGATGGCTCGAAAGTTTAGTAAAGCATGCCAATACTTTACCAGTGTAATGGCAATCAAGCACCATTTGCAATACAACCTGTTTAATGGTACAGATCTAGACACACTGAATTTAACCCTGCAAACTGCAACTGGTTTATTAAAGGTTTTGCAGACACAAAGCAAACTACTTCAAAAGCTTGAG GATATGATAACAAAACGACAGTGTATAGAATTTAGTGCGGAACAATACAATAGATTGTTTACAACACACTACTGCAGTAAGCGGCCTGAAATATCACCTATCAATTTGGGAAAGGCTGAAAAGTTACAGGCCGTGTGTAGATGCTATGCTAAAAACAAAACAGAATGtacaaacataatattattattataa